Proteins co-encoded in one Cardiocondyla obscurior isolate alpha-2009 linkage group LG24, Cobs3.1, whole genome shotgun sequence genomic window:
- the LOC139111624 gene encoding ubiquitin carboxyl-terminal hydrolase 48 isoform X1: MPPTKKGDLDKLAWAWVEGVSLDEIEQIHLEAAYRIGLKNCRNCKRNCTYNPQCLTGLGEEKYIKSQPVEVVSLESSLTELRDPTQYVGLKNLGATCYVNSLIQMWFHNEDMRRIIYKWDITEDPEEKEALYQSKKAETSYHPVTAVGQLQYIFAMMQFGNRSLLDPINLAIALSLDTRTQQDAQEFSKLLLCHIEGKLQQNSELKLMLQRLTQGKYSYINRCSTCSTEYPTSTTFYELDLQLAATLKEAIDNYLSEEQLTGANQYHCVTCNDKKDARRFIRLESLPETLNIQLMRFVFHRDSGQKKKLNSYIQFPEDLDMSEYVGGQPQTHLYSLVAVLSHKGPSAHSGHYIANICNSSGEWYQFSDDKVEKMQNKRIEDGVIDKSIKRGRVPKGFLSSNTAYMLVYKKLTIDVRTNGAKKVKLKKHDTEINTSSDTIIFEKLTVKERADKTEDETHQKNNIEDVPLIQEDLNNILKLNSENVETDESSTLSNKTDASLTNKSEVIKTVVSTNGCKDTQDSTLEQLQNKIYCLKQPVVKIVKLDYKRLNGDAHRAMSCGERDFYEEMEFESWQVSSTMRELVRQENIKHELSLLAAQQEKQKEIEDQNSKRQFIIDLYNTIHSIVSWSNYYYWIPTDWLSKLLNGHSSSVDVCPIDNSTIMCSHNRLDPLKVNRMKCMPQLAAEMLYDRYQGGPRLDQTSLCEICVKRRYKLLRFKLALERDHKEVGDLIRKFNEPTKTSYIIGTDSLRSWRRLAMETFQEDIEEKEDDCQDTIQEESKNIDKESNDCSKEVEDDKEHEVIINFNEDLLCEHKSLKTADSSRKVIPQEAWLILKKYFPDSKEYTVGSSSCLICEERMESAQRAKKDDKIKAKQQKDELTDLYYGKNRNEISKCDNPEKSFYIVEKGFLDSWRSFIRYAEIYSRTPPASIQNATLLCEEHKGFLYTPRINNELYSIVTAEEWSKLLQLYEADYPIVIKKIGEDYETDPGTCGACMLAKVEQERLESLKYDRATIYVKCIDETDEPKTDNDYEVVSKKPKIQTARPSRSRRKLKGYHELKVSSEITLKELKVMTMQICGAGPYDQHIMLGEHELIDDNLSLAALGIFPGALLTLKIDAPLENDTDGESDAHNFESLSPEKGFKGTELVPS, translated from the exons ATGCCACCGACGAAGAAGGGAGACTTGGATAAACTAGCATGGGCATGGGTAGAAGGCGTCAGTTTAGACGAGATTGAGCAAATACATTTAGAAGCTGCATATAGAATTGGATTAAAGAACTGCAGAAATTGCAA ACGTAATTGCACATATAATCCTCAATGTCTGACCGGTTTaggggaagaaaaatatattaagtcCCAGCCAGTTGAGGTCGTGTCTTTAGAAAGTTCCTTAACTGAGTTACGTGATCCGACGCAATATGTTGGTTTAAAAAATCTAGGTGCTACTTGCTATGTTAATAGCTTAATTCAAATGTGGTTTCACAATGAAGATATGAG gagaataatatataaatgggATATTACGGAGGATCCGGAGGAGAAGGAAGCTTTGTACCAGTCTAAGAAAGCAGAAACTTCCTACCATCCAGTAACCGCCGTTGGAcaattgcaatatatttttgcaatgaTGCAATTCGGCAATCGGAGTCTTCTCGATCCAATCAATCTCGCTATCGCGTTATCCTTGGATACCAGGACACAGCAAGACGCACAGGAATTTTCTAAGCTTCTATTGTGCCATATCGAAGGAAAGCTACAGCAAAATTCAGAACTGAAGCTGATGCTGCAGAGGCTGACTCAGGGGAAATACAGCTATATCAATCG TTGCTCCACATGCAGCACTGAGTATCCAACGTCCACCACATTCTATGAGTTGGATCTGCAGCTAGCGGCAACTTTAAAAGAAGCAATCGACAATTATTTGTCAGAGGAACAACTGACCGGAGCGAACCAATATCATTGTGTTACATGCAATGATAAAAAGGACGCCAGACGATTCATACGACTGGAGTCCCTTCCAGAGACTTTGAATATTCAACTAATGCGCTTCGTATTTCACAG AGATTCCGGACAgaagaaaaagttaaattcGTATATTCAGTTTCCCGAAGACCTCGATATGTCGGAATATGTTGGGGGTCAACCTCAAACTCATCTATACAGTCTGGTCGCTGTATTGAGCCACAAAGGTCCCTCTGCACATTCTGGGCATTACATTGCGAATATATGTAATTCAAGCGGGGAGTGGTATCAATTTAGCGATGATAAAGTTGAAAAAATGCAGAATAAACGAATCGAGGATGGCGTAATTg ATAAATCAATAAAACGTGGACGTGTTCCAAAAGGATTTTTGTCATCCAATACAGCTTATATGTtggtttataaaaaattaactatagATGTACGAACAAATGGTgcaaaaaaagttaaattgaaGAAACATGATACCGAAATAAATACTTCCAGTGATACTATTATCTTTGAGAAACTCACAGTTAAGGAAAGAGCGGATAAAACCGAAGATGAAACACATCAGAAAAACAATATTGAAGATGTACCATTAATTCAAGAAGatcttaataatatattaaaattaaattcagaaaatGTAGAAACGGATGAATCTTCAACATTATCGAACAAGACTGATGCATCTCTCACAAATAAAAGTGAGGTCATAAAGACTGTCGTTAGCACGAACGGATGTAAAGACACACAAGATTCTACCTTGGaacaattacaaaataaaatttactgtCTTAAACAGCCGGTAGTGAAAATTGTTAAACTTGATTACAAACGACTGAATGGCGATGCTCATAGAGCCATGAGTTGTGGAGAACGTGATTTTTACGAagaa aTGGAATTCGAGAGTTGGCAAGTAAGTAGCACGATGCGTGAACTTGTCAgacaagaaaatattaaacatgaATTAAGCTTGCTAGCTGCACAGCAAGAAAAg caaaaagaaattgaggATCAAAATTCTAAACGACAATTTATAATAGATCTATATAACACAATTCATTCAATAGTATCTTggagtaattattattattggaTACCAACCGATTGGCTGTCGAAATTGTTGAACGGGCATTCCTCTTCAGTTGACGTTTGTCCAATCGACAATTCTACTATAATGTGCTCACATAATCGACTCGATCCATTGAAAGTTAATCGTATGAAATGCATGCCACAGTTAGCAGCTGAAATGCTTTACGATAGATATCAAGGAGGTCCGCGATTAGATCAGACATCTTTGTGTGAAATATGTGTGAAACGACGCTACAAATTACTACGTTTCAAACTAGCGCTCGAGCGAGATCACAAAGAAGTCGGAGATTTAATTCGCAAATTTAATGAACC aACCAAAACGAGTTATATAATTGGTACCGATTCGTTACGATCATGGCGAAGATTAGCTATGGAAACGTTCCAAGAAgatatagaagaaaaagaggatgATTGTCAAGATACCATCCAGGAAGAAAGTAAGAATATAGATAAAGAAAGCAACGATTGTTCGAAGGAAGTTGAGGATGATAAAGAGCACgaagttattataaattttaatgaagatTTGCTGTGCGAACATAAATCTCTTAAAACAGCAGACTCCAGTAGGAAAGTGATACCACAAGAGGCATggttaattcttaaaaaatattttccggaTTCGAAAGAATATACCGTCGGATCATCATCTTGTTTAATCTGCGAG GAAAGAATGGAAAGTGCGCAAAGGGCAAAGAAGGATGACAAGATAAAGGCGAAGCAGCAGAAGGACGAGCTCACCGATTTATATTACGGAAAGAATAGGAATGAAATCTCCAAGTGCGACAATCCTGAGAAATCTTTTTACATCGTTGAGAAAGGCTTTCTGGATAGCTGGCGTTCTTTCATTCG ATACGCCGAAATCTATTCGAGAACACCGCCGGCGAGCATCCAGAACGCGACGCTTCTCTGCGAAGAGCATAAAGGATTCCTGTACACGCCCAGAATTAATAACGAACT ATACAGCATAGTAACCGCGGAAGAATGGTCGAAGCTCTTGCAGTTGTACGAGGCCGACTATCCCATCGTTATAAAGAAGATCGGCGAGGACTACGAGACGGATCCTG GTACATGCGGCGCGTGCATGCTAGCGAAGGTCGAACAGGAACGCCTCGAGAGCTTGAAGTACGACAGAGCGACGATCTATGTTAAGTGCATCGACGAGACCGATGAACCTAAGACGGACAACGATTACGAG GTGGTGTCAAAAAAGCCGAAAATACAAACTGCTCGACCGTCACGAAgtagaagaaaattaaaaggatATCATGAACTTAAAGTGTCTTCTGAGATTACTTTGAAAGAACTTAAAGTAATG ACAATGCAGATCTGTGGAGCTGGTCCCTACGATCAACATATAATGTTAGGAGAACACGAACTCATTGACGATAATCTTAGCTTGGCGGCACTCGGGATATTTCCTGGAGCTCTACTTACGTTGAAG
- the LOC139111624 gene encoding ubiquitin carboxyl-terminal hydrolase 48 isoform X2: MMMLMIMTMTTCCSTCSTEYPTSTTFYELDLQLAATLKEAIDNYLSEEQLTGANQYHCVTCNDKKDARRFIRLESLPETLNIQLMRFVFHRDSGQKKKLNSYIQFPEDLDMSEYVGGQPQTHLYSLVAVLSHKGPSAHSGHYIANICNSSGEWYQFSDDKVEKMQNKRIEDGVIDKSIKRGRVPKGFLSSNTAYMLVYKKLTIDVRTNGAKKVKLKKHDTEINTSSDTIIFEKLTVKERADKTEDETHQKNNIEDVPLIQEDLNNILKLNSENVETDESSTLSNKTDASLTNKSEVIKTVVSTNGCKDTQDSTLEQLQNKIYCLKQPVVKIVKLDYKRLNGDAHRAMSCGERDFYEEMEFESWQVSSTMRELVRQENIKHELSLLAAQQEKQKEIEDQNSKRQFIIDLYNTIHSIVSWSNYYYWIPTDWLSKLLNGHSSSVDVCPIDNSTIMCSHNRLDPLKVNRMKCMPQLAAEMLYDRYQGGPRLDQTSLCEICVKRRYKLLRFKLALERDHKEVGDLIRKFNEPTKTSYIIGTDSLRSWRRLAMETFQEDIEEKEDDCQDTIQEESKNIDKESNDCSKEVEDDKEHEVIINFNEDLLCEHKSLKTADSSRKVIPQEAWLILKKYFPDSKEYTVGSSSCLICEERMESAQRAKKDDKIKAKQQKDELTDLYYGKNRNEISKCDNPEKSFYIVEKGFLDSWRSFIRYAEIYSRTPPASIQNATLLCEEHKGFLYTPRINNELYSIVTAEEWSKLLQLYEADYPIVIKKIGEDYETDPGTCGACMLAKVEQERLESLKYDRATIYVKCIDETDEPKTDNDYEVVSKKPKIQTARPSRSRRKLKGYHELKVSSEITLKELKVMTMQICGAGPYDQHIMLGEHELIDDNLSLAALGIFPGALLTLKIDAPLENDTDGESDAHNFESLSPEKGFKGTELVPS, translated from the exons ATGATGATGCTGATGATCATGACGATGACAACATG TTGCTCCACATGCAGCACTGAGTATCCAACGTCCACCACATTCTATGAGTTGGATCTGCAGCTAGCGGCAACTTTAAAAGAAGCAATCGACAATTATTTGTCAGAGGAACAACTGACCGGAGCGAACCAATATCATTGTGTTACATGCAATGATAAAAAGGACGCCAGACGATTCATACGACTGGAGTCCCTTCCAGAGACTTTGAATATTCAACTAATGCGCTTCGTATTTCACAG AGATTCCGGACAgaagaaaaagttaaattcGTATATTCAGTTTCCCGAAGACCTCGATATGTCGGAATATGTTGGGGGTCAACCTCAAACTCATCTATACAGTCTGGTCGCTGTATTGAGCCACAAAGGTCCCTCTGCACATTCTGGGCATTACATTGCGAATATATGTAATTCAAGCGGGGAGTGGTATCAATTTAGCGATGATAAAGTTGAAAAAATGCAGAATAAACGAATCGAGGATGGCGTAATTg ATAAATCAATAAAACGTGGACGTGTTCCAAAAGGATTTTTGTCATCCAATACAGCTTATATGTtggtttataaaaaattaactatagATGTACGAACAAATGGTgcaaaaaaagttaaattgaaGAAACATGATACCGAAATAAATACTTCCAGTGATACTATTATCTTTGAGAAACTCACAGTTAAGGAAAGAGCGGATAAAACCGAAGATGAAACACATCAGAAAAACAATATTGAAGATGTACCATTAATTCAAGAAGatcttaataatatattaaaattaaattcagaaaatGTAGAAACGGATGAATCTTCAACATTATCGAACAAGACTGATGCATCTCTCACAAATAAAAGTGAGGTCATAAAGACTGTCGTTAGCACGAACGGATGTAAAGACACACAAGATTCTACCTTGGaacaattacaaaataaaatttactgtCTTAAACAGCCGGTAGTGAAAATTGTTAAACTTGATTACAAACGACTGAATGGCGATGCTCATAGAGCCATGAGTTGTGGAGAACGTGATTTTTACGAagaa aTGGAATTCGAGAGTTGGCAAGTAAGTAGCACGATGCGTGAACTTGTCAgacaagaaaatattaaacatgaATTAAGCTTGCTAGCTGCACAGCAAGAAAAg caaaaagaaattgaggATCAAAATTCTAAACGACAATTTATAATAGATCTATATAACACAATTCATTCAATAGTATCTTggagtaattattattattggaTACCAACCGATTGGCTGTCGAAATTGTTGAACGGGCATTCCTCTTCAGTTGACGTTTGTCCAATCGACAATTCTACTATAATGTGCTCACATAATCGACTCGATCCATTGAAAGTTAATCGTATGAAATGCATGCCACAGTTAGCAGCTGAAATGCTTTACGATAGATATCAAGGAGGTCCGCGATTAGATCAGACATCTTTGTGTGAAATATGTGTGAAACGACGCTACAAATTACTACGTTTCAAACTAGCGCTCGAGCGAGATCACAAAGAAGTCGGAGATTTAATTCGCAAATTTAATGAACC aACCAAAACGAGTTATATAATTGGTACCGATTCGTTACGATCATGGCGAAGATTAGCTATGGAAACGTTCCAAGAAgatatagaagaaaaagaggatgATTGTCAAGATACCATCCAGGAAGAAAGTAAGAATATAGATAAAGAAAGCAACGATTGTTCGAAGGAAGTTGAGGATGATAAAGAGCACgaagttattataaattttaatgaagatTTGCTGTGCGAACATAAATCTCTTAAAACAGCAGACTCCAGTAGGAAAGTGATACCACAAGAGGCATggttaattcttaaaaaatattttccggaTTCGAAAGAATATACCGTCGGATCATCATCTTGTTTAATCTGCGAG GAAAGAATGGAAAGTGCGCAAAGGGCAAAGAAGGATGACAAGATAAAGGCGAAGCAGCAGAAGGACGAGCTCACCGATTTATATTACGGAAAGAATAGGAATGAAATCTCCAAGTGCGACAATCCTGAGAAATCTTTTTACATCGTTGAGAAAGGCTTTCTGGATAGCTGGCGTTCTTTCATTCG ATACGCCGAAATCTATTCGAGAACACCGCCGGCGAGCATCCAGAACGCGACGCTTCTCTGCGAAGAGCATAAAGGATTCCTGTACACGCCCAGAATTAATAACGAACT ATACAGCATAGTAACCGCGGAAGAATGGTCGAAGCTCTTGCAGTTGTACGAGGCCGACTATCCCATCGTTATAAAGAAGATCGGCGAGGACTACGAGACGGATCCTG GTACATGCGGCGCGTGCATGCTAGCGAAGGTCGAACAGGAACGCCTCGAGAGCTTGAAGTACGACAGAGCGACGATCTATGTTAAGTGCATCGACGAGACCGATGAACCTAAGACGGACAACGATTACGAG GTGGTGTCAAAAAAGCCGAAAATACAAACTGCTCGACCGTCACGAAgtagaagaaaattaaaaggatATCATGAACTTAAAGTGTCTTCTGAGATTACTTTGAAAGAACTTAAAGTAATG ACAATGCAGATCTGTGGAGCTGGTCCCTACGATCAACATATAATGTTAGGAGAACACGAACTCATTGACGATAATCTTAGCTTGGCGGCACTCGGGATATTTCCTGGAGCTCTACTTACGTTGAAG
- the LOC139111628 gene encoding gamma-glutamylcyclotransferase isoform X1, producing the protein MSNAFLYFAYGSNLFSKRIWLKNPTAIMRDIGYIKNFRLDFNRYSKRWCGTSATIVESEDSIVWGVVWELDNSNLATLDNQEGVQDNLYHAMSVNVETPTGKTLKCRVYQQCNNPKEYIKPEDYPVDKRPSPLYLSMILKGAEENNLPTEYIKFLKTIPHNGYEGEYDIGLSLIEN; encoded by the exons ATGTCCAACGCGTTTCTGTATTTTGCTTACGGGAGCAATCTGTTCTCCAAGAGAATATGGTTAAAAAATCCGACTGCTATAATGAGAGACATCGGTTACATAAAG AATTTCAGATTGGATTTTAATCGATATTCTAAACGATGGTGTGGAACATCTGCAACAATTGTAGAATCAGAAGACTCAATTGTCTGGGGTGTTGTTTGGGAATTGGATAATTCTAATTTAGCTACATTAGACAACCAAGAAGGTGTTCAAGATAATTTATACCATGCAATGTCAGTAAATGTTGAAACACCTACCGGAAAAACTCTAAAATGCAGAGTATATCAGCAGTGTAATAATccaaaagaatatataaagcCAGAAGACTATCCAGTGGATAAAAGGCCCTCACCATTATACCT aagTATGATATTGAAAGGGGCTGAGGAAAATAATCTTCCTacagaatatataaaattcttgaaaactatCCCACATAATGGATATGAAGGAGAATATGATATTGG CCTTTCTTTGATTGAAAATTAA
- the LOC139111628 gene encoding gamma-glutamylcyclotransferase isoform X2, whose protein sequence is MSNAFLYFAYGSNLFSKRIWLKNPTAIMRDIGYIKNFRLDFNRYSKRWCGTSATIVESEDSIVWGVVWELDNSNLATLDNQEGVQDNLYHAMSVNVETPTGKTLKCRVYQQCNNPKEYIKPEDYPVDKRPSPLYLIYKILENYPT, encoded by the exons ATGTCCAACGCGTTTCTGTATTTTGCTTACGGGAGCAATCTGTTCTCCAAGAGAATATGGTTAAAAAATCCGACTGCTATAATGAGAGACATCGGTTACATAAAG AATTTCAGATTGGATTTTAATCGATATTCTAAACGATGGTGTGGAACATCTGCAACAATTGTAGAATCAGAAGACTCAATTGTCTGGGGTGTTGTTTGGGAATTGGATAATTCTAATTTAGCTACATTAGACAACCAAGAAGGTGTTCAAGATAATTTATACCATGCAATGTCAGTAAATGTTGAAACACCTACCGGAAAAACTCTAAAATGCAGAGTATATCAGCAGTGTAATAATccaaaagaatatataaagcCAGAAGACTATCCAGTGGATAAAAGGCCCTCACCATTATACCT aatatataaaattcttgaaaactatCCCACATAA